One window of Atribacter laminatus genomic DNA carries:
- the lpxC gene encoding UDP-3-O-acyl-N-acetylglucosamine deacetylase, whose product MAKNQEFGEKSVQILISAKKQKTISGSFSIIGKGLHSGRDTRVEVHPAEVDQGIVFQVFQNQKDGIIPANYNQLHSGNRNSTLTKDGISLSTIEHFLAASWGADVDNLLVKVEGEELPAGEGSCSFWVKNFNRVGIKEQKHNRAYYQIQEVLEVGNHGRYLFALPSDVFKITYLLDYFFGSAFALCMTFSENEGKFCQIAKARTFAFQDEVQHIIQTGLGKGVRESALILDEKGQSDKKFSVEGEPAYHKIIDLIGDLMLIGRRIIGHFIGIRSGHSLNHQMVKLIAKKARLLDE is encoded by the coding sequence ATGGCAAAGAATCAAGAATTTGGAGAAAAAAGTGTTCAAATCTTAATTTCTGCAAAGAAGCAAAAAACTATCTCTGGTTCTTTTTCAATTATTGGGAAAGGTTTACATTCAGGCAGAGATACCCGAGTTGAGGTTCATCCCGCAGAAGTAGACCAGGGCATTGTATTCCAGGTTTTTCAGAATCAAAAAGACGGAATAATCCCTGCCAATTATAATCAGCTTCATTCTGGTAATCGAAATTCAACACTAACTAAAGATGGTATTTCTCTTTCAACGATAGAGCATTTTTTAGCTGCATCATGGGGTGCAGATGTGGATAATCTTTTGGTTAAAGTTGAGGGCGAAGAACTCCCGGCTGGAGAAGGAAGTTGCTCTTTTTGGGTAAAGAATTTTAATCGAGTGGGTATAAAAGAGCAAAAACACAATCGAGCTTACTATCAAATACAAGAGGTACTTGAAGTAGGAAATCATGGACGGTATCTGTTTGCTTTGCCAAGTGATGTTTTTAAAATAACTTATTTATTAGATTATTTTTTTGGGTCAGCCTTTGCTTTATGTATGACTTTTTCTGAAAATGAAGGAAAATTTTGCCAAATTGCTAAAGCGCGAACCTTTGCTTTCCAAGATGAGGTTCAACATATAATCCAAACTGGTCTCGGGAAAGGAGTCAGAGAATCAGCCTTGATTCTTGATGAAAAGGGACAATCGGATAAAAAGTTTAGCGTTGAAGGAGAACCGGCCTATCATAAAATTATTGATCTCATTGGCGATCTCATGTTGATTGGCCGTAGAATTATCGGTCATTTTATCGGAATACGTTCTGGACACAGCTTGAATCATCAAATGGTCAAACTGATAGCAAAGAAGGCGAGGTTATTGGATGAATAG
- the lpxD gene encoding UDP-3-O-(3-hydroxymyristoyl)glucosamine N-acyltransferase, producing the protein MKIKEIMSYIGGHLVGDPEFEVFGIGTIDNITSGNLVFLFHQQKISGSISSIPEVIVCKEGMDIRAKNLIFVENPRLAFIKLLPKFYSQDYPEPGIHPTAFIHPQAKIGERVSIGSGACIETDVVIADDTIIFPQVYIGKGSRIGKSCLIYPQTVVRENCILGDRVILQSGVIIGGDGFGYEKYGDVYLKVPHVGKVILEDDVEIGANSTVDRATLGETRIGTGTKIDNLVMIAHNVKIGKNCIIVAQSGIAGSSSLGDDVIMAGQCGVVDHGKIGNRVRLAARSGVVNSIPDDQMVSGFPAQDHKTEMKEKVLLRKLPDLWQRIKNLEKKVFKS; encoded by the coding sequence TTGAAAATTAAAGAAATTATGTCTTACATCGGTGGTCACCTGGTTGGTGACCCCGAATTTGAAGTTTTTGGTATCGGTACTATAGACAATATAACTTCGGGGAATTTGGTGTTTTTATTTCATCAACAAAAAATATCCGGCTCGATTTCTTCTATCCCCGAGGTTATTGTTTGTAAAGAAGGAATGGATATTCGTGCCAAAAATCTTATTTTCGTTGAAAATCCCCGTTTAGCTTTTATTAAACTACTTCCAAAATTTTATTCTCAAGATTATCCCGAACCAGGTATCCACCCAACAGCTTTTATACATCCTCAGGCAAAGATTGGAGAAAGGGTGTCAATTGGTTCAGGAGCTTGTATTGAAACCGATGTCGTTATTGCTGATGATACCATTATCTTTCCTCAGGTTTACATAGGAAAGGGATCACGGATTGGAAAGAGTTGTTTAATATATCCGCAGACAGTTGTTCGAGAAAATTGTATTCTTGGTGATCGAGTCATTCTTCAAAGTGGAGTCATCATTGGTGGAGATGGCTTCGGTTATGAAAAATATGGAGATGTTTATTTAAAAGTTCCCCATGTAGGTAAAGTTATTTTGGAAGACGATGTCGAAATTGGAGCAAATTCAACTGTTGACCGGGCGACCTTGGGAGAAACCAGGATCGGAACAGGTACCAAGATTGATAATTTGGTTATGATTGCCCACAATGTTAAAATCGGTAAGAACTGTATAATTGTTGCCCAATCTGGGATAGCAGGAAGTAGTAGTCTGGGTGATGATGTCATCATGGCAGGTCAATGTGGTGTTGTTGATCATGGAAAAATTGGGAACCGTGTCCGTTTAGCCGCACGATCTGGAGTAGTCAATTCGATACCTGATGATCAAATGGTTTCAGGCTTTCCCGCTCAGGACCATAAAACTGAAATGAAAGAGAAGGTGCTATTACGGAAATTACCGGATTTATGGCAAAGAATCAAGAATTTGGAGAAAAAAGTGTTCAAATCTTAA
- a CDS encoding OmpH family outer membrane protein, whose translation MKKQVLCIGLLVVMSLLVVGNFSWAATTSQNIGLIDVEKLFNAHPNTQKIIDLERQFVEEKQKRQQDLNEKGKGKTREEVRELEDQMNIEWAPVGEEMLKQRQELINQRYSDVIDSIKAVAESMKLSLVIRTQIRVPVSQNEAVDMPVVLYGGTDITDKVIEKLKTLNN comes from the coding sequence ATGAAAAAGCAGGTACTATGCATTGGATTACTGGTGGTTATGTCGCTTCTTGTGGTGGGAAATTTTTCGTGGGCGGCAACAACCTCCCAAAATATAGGTCTCATTGATGTTGAGAAATTATTTAATGCTCATCCCAATACCCAGAAAATTATTGATTTGGAAAGACAATTTGTTGAAGAAAAGCAGAAAAGACAACAAGACCTTAACGAGAAAGGGAAAGGGAAGACCAGGGAAGAGGTTCGTGAATTAGAAGATCAAATGAATATTGAATGGGCTCCGGTTGGAGAAGAAATGCTAAAACAAAGGCAAGAGCTGATTAATCAGAGATATAGTGATGTGATTGACTCAATAAAAGCAGTTGCCGAATCGATGAAGCTCTCTTTAGTTATTCGGACTCAAATTCGAGTTCCAGTCAGTCAGAATGAAGCGGTTGACATGCCGGTTGTTCTATATGGTGGGACTGATATCACTGATAAAGTTATTGAAAAATTGAAGACTTTGAACAATTGA
- a CDS encoding BamA/OMP85 family outer membrane protein produces MRYRHLEIFLIGFILIFFLLAPISQMSWAQNGPPIVAIRVEGNTNINSQLILSAVSISLKESFNQEKIKNDIKSIFDLGYFTKVWVDTKQYPDGIELIFKVEENQILREIEIQGNTQMTIEEIRSAMILVPGQVMNWKIFQNDLDRIKALYSNNGYMITAVDGTDFSTDGILKFTLHEGIIEQIKIEGTEKTKDYVIIRELSFETPTKFDFSEIKKSMRAVYNLGFFDDISMKIEPGSDSNQVIIVIKVIEKLTGEAGLGVGYNTEDGWLGFVRYQESNFGGNAQKLELRYEFGSRTLYRLYFEEPWLFDTPTYFSLSVYDQIRERKNREEGEIIGRYEEERVGGQVSFGRRFSDYWRWRLSYKTENIKITALEGEVPNRGGITNSLTPMIIYDTRDDVFNPHNGWYGIAQAEIAGRFLGGDNNYNKYILDLRNYIDTGQDTVLALRLMGGIADTTLPEYEKFTVGGVNTLRGYDLAEFEGEQMLVFNAEYRWDVADNTQLVVFGDAGYAWALDEPIRLDDIKFGYGVGLRFDTPLGPIRLDYGLGEEGGQTYFSIGQTF; encoded by the coding sequence ATGCGATATCGTCATTTAGAGATATTTTTGATCGGTTTTATTCTCATCTTTTTTCTTTTAGCTCCAATAAGTCAAATGTCATGGGCACAAAATGGTCCTCCCATAGTCGCCATACGTGTTGAGGGTAATACTAATATCAATAGCCAGCTTATTTTATCGGCAGTTTCAATATCCCTCAAAGAATCATTCAATCAAGAAAAAATTAAAAATGATATTAAATCGATATTTGATCTTGGTTATTTTACCAAGGTTTGGGTTGATACCAAGCAATATCCAGATGGAATCGAACTGATATTTAAAGTTGAAGAAAATCAAATTTTAAGGGAGATTGAGATCCAGGGGAACACCCAAATGACCATTGAGGAAATCCGATCGGCAATGATTTTAGTGCCTGGTCAGGTCATGAATTGGAAGATATTCCAAAACGATTTAGACCGAATAAAAGCCTTGTATAGCAATAATGGTTATATGATCACTGCAGTAGATGGTACAGATTTTTCTACGGATGGCATTTTGAAATTCACCCTTCATGAAGGGATTATTGAACAAATTAAAATTGAAGGAACCGAGAAGACCAAAGATTATGTTATTATTCGTGAATTATCTTTCGAAACCCCAACCAAGTTTGACTTTTCTGAAATCAAAAAAAGCATGAGGGCGGTTTACAACTTAGGTTTTTTTGATGATATTAGTATGAAAATTGAACCCGGTAGCGATTCGAACCAAGTCATTATTGTTATAAAAGTGATTGAAAAATTAACCGGTGAAGCGGGTTTGGGAGTTGGATATAACACCGAAGATGGCTGGTTGGGTTTTGTTCGCTACCAAGAAAGTAATTTTGGTGGAAATGCCCAGAAACTGGAACTTCGGTATGAATTTGGATCAAGGACTTTATATCGGCTCTATTTTGAAGAACCTTGGCTTTTTGATACGCCAACTTACTTTTCTCTCTCAGTTTATGATCAAATACGTGAGAGAAAAAATCGGGAAGAAGGAGAAATTATTGGTCGTTATGAAGAAGAAAGAGTTGGTGGCCAAGTTTCTTTTGGAAGGAGATTTTCTGATTATTGGAGATGGAGACTAAGCTACAAGACTGAAAATATAAAGATCACTGCTTTGGAAGGAGAAGTTCCTAACCGAGGAGGCATTACCAATTCTCTTACCCCAATGATCATTTATGATACTCGAGATGATGTTTTTAATCCTCATAATGGATGGTATGGAATTGCTCAAGCAGAAATTGCCGGTCGATTTTTAGGCGGAGATAATAATTATAATAAATACATTTTGGATTTGAGAAATTATATCGATACTGGCCAGGATACGGTTCTCGCCCTTCGTTTGATGGGAGGGATAGCCGATACGACCTTACCTGAATATGAAAAGTTCACGGTTGGTGGAGTAAATACCCTACGAGGGTATGACCTTGCCGAATTTGAAGGCGAACAGATGCTGGTTTTTAATGCTGAATACCGTTGGGATGTCGCTGACAATACACAATTGGTCGTCTTTGGTGATGCTGGTTATGCCTGGGCTTTGGATGAACCAATCCGACTTGATGACATTAAATTTGGTTATGGGGTTGGTCTGCGATTCGATACACCCCTTGGACCAATACGCTTAGATTATGGTTTAGGGGAAGAAGGAGGACAAACTTACTTTAGTATTGGTCAAACTTTTTAA
- a CDS encoding translocation/assembly module TamB domain-containing protein, with product MKRFIVAITILVFFLVGIFFFGFQRLASITLDRLLNSFNTGPIQLSYQQVSFSFPLNIKILEVSLQNNDFSFHAPQVNLSLNWGLFFGKEKSIAATIPKAVISSHSNNFIQSIKDFQFHVVPDFEIDIKSLSVPSDTYTLDAFPLFLQKKDKKISFRINHPELSMNGDIISEKEIQAEYKVFNKNYPLQGQLIFSLNDDTLKGTIESEMDFSFSALFIQKEDGVELQDFSIQNITDEKNSIKFFGNSRLFLKDQPKIQINGQIKSGIIENAYDLNLDLQLEDASEIVGSLNLKTGEPKIDIISSIVFLPESSSFSLQLLPGSIIDENPIQGEIKGKYSNQQINVKFVSQPMEIQYDEITGKGIINGNATFSSGSFKAEGQLNSEWIQYQKYRIENIQMQFQYDLEKILFQAVGYLFDGKVTLDGTYFKKQLQATGSFEKSKIDQFIGGDDLPLTGSISGKFEVQKANSDPLAFSLTVTNGTLFWNNTFIGDQLTAHLNYLGEKMIITDLLLRNHEGVIEGEIEGETEKEIKNIKGNLRFKDYAISFPIAESTFKMIGKGVGSFLYSEGRWEIAADFVAPTWSYDEWSGTDFKFQGEISPETILIEKCETQLLGGDLSLVGEIMPYKEINLNGTIRHLEFPDNDYDFQGKIQEILLAAQGSWDDVLFGITARGEGLTYQGQPLGTTFQIVIEGESALPKKNEKIGFERYLNPEILKKGNIQIQGIHFEQDIDDVYKVIGQGDLEAQLDVSNKIWILESQNLNLQVEDFLSFSGSVLGSFKNDQIDIQQLHLKENARNIDLLGSGTYNVKDKTIQGQFTGQYDTNLPLPDYGLDVYLAGNAELNLSGTTDKPEYNGWIQVNQGKVVQQEKELIQLEDVFSTINGKELTISRGHGQWFGFDFHTEGTIAEAGVNLNFDISGENGLLGQFDYFQGAWQGKITLQGEFSDLRAEGEIQVNDGFIDTTHLDKNQSSSTIFQNLDDSFLNIPIKLKLVLKTDDNFRVKTRFIDLKLKGGLTLENLQDSMEIKGRLDVTEGSYDLVVRTIPIQGYVLFGDYFGFIPQLHLEGRFEVNRYDIILKADGPLDDYEVKFQSEPPLIQEEILSLLFVGDKDAYQSLDTLDLEPHLLSALRFLLGVKGTGLKNVLFFDSVELVAPNQENEGFFGIELTKELGEIASISYTHDLSGGDNSTWNFELDLSREWSFKSEFGTDGDYGWELEFTTRF from the coding sequence TTGAAAAGGTTCATAGTCGCCATAACGATATTGGTCTTTTTTTTAGTTGGAATTTTCTTTTTTGGGTTTCAACGTTTAGCAAGCATTACCCTTGATCGCTTGTTAAATTCCTTCAATACCGGACCGATTCAGCTGAGTTACCAACAGGTGAGTTTTTCCTTTCCTCTGAATATCAAAATTCTTGAAGTCTCTTTACAAAATAATGATTTTTCCTTTCACGCTCCCCAAGTTAATCTTTCTTTAAATTGGGGTCTTTTTTTTGGTAAAGAAAAGAGCATTGCCGCAACTATTCCTAAAGCTGTAATCTCATCTCATTCAAACAATTTTATTCAAAGTATTAAGGATTTTCAGTTTCATGTTGTGCCGGATTTCGAAATTGATATTAAAAGTCTGAGTGTTCCTAGCGATACATACACCTTAGACGCTTTTCCTTTGTTCCTCCAAAAGAAAGATAAAAAAATATCCTTTCGCATCAATCACCCTGAATTGTCTATGAACGGTGATATTATTTCAGAAAAAGAAATTCAGGCTGAATATAAAGTTTTCAATAAGAATTATCCTCTCCAAGGTCAACTGATTTTTTCTTTAAATGATGATACTTTAAAAGGGACCATTGAAAGCGAAATGGATTTCTCTTTTTCTGCTTTATTCATTCAAAAAGAAGATGGAGTTGAGCTCCAAGATTTTAGTATTCAGAATATTACTGATGAGAAAAATAGTATCAAATTTTTTGGGAATAGCCGATTGTTCTTAAAAGATCAACCTAAAATCCAAATAAACGGACAAATAAAAAGTGGAATAATTGAAAATGCTTATGATTTAAATCTTGACCTTCAACTCGAAGACGCTTCTGAAATAGTTGGGAGTCTCAATTTAAAAACAGGCGAACCTAAAATTGATATTATTTCAAGTATAGTTTTTTTGCCCGAAAGCTCAAGTTTTTCCCTTCAACTTCTTCCAGGATCAATCATTGATGAAAATCCGATTCAAGGAGAAATTAAAGGGAAATATTCCAATCAGCAGATAAATGTCAAATTTGTTTCCCAACCAATGGAGATTCAATATGACGAGATAACTGGAAAAGGCATAATCAATGGGAATGCAACTTTTTCTTCAGGATCTTTCAAGGCAGAAGGGCAATTGAATAGCGAATGGATCCAATATCAGAAATATCGAATTGAAAATATCCAAATGCAATTTCAGTATGATTTAGAGAAAATCCTATTTCAAGCAGTTGGATATTTATTCGATGGAAAGGTAACTCTAGACGGTACCTATTTTAAAAAGCAATTACAAGCTACCGGCTCTTTCGAAAAGAGTAAAATAGACCAATTTATTGGTGGAGACGATCTCCCATTAACTGGTAGTATATCTGGTAAATTTGAGGTTCAAAAGGCAAACAGTGATCCTTTGGCTTTTTCCTTAACCGTAACCAACGGAACACTTTTTTGGAATAATACTTTTATTGGGGACCAATTAACGGCTCACCTGAATTACTTGGGAGAAAAGATGATCATAACCGATTTGTTACTTCGAAACCATGAAGGAGTGATTGAAGGGGAGATCGAAGGGGAGACCGAGAAAGAAATTAAGAATATAAAGGGTAATCTTCGTTTTAAGGATTACGCTATTTCGTTTCCTATTGCTGAAAGCACTTTTAAAATGATTGGGAAAGGAGTTGGATCATTTCTGTATTCTGAAGGACGTTGGGAAATAGCTGCTGATTTTGTTGCACCAACCTGGAGTTATGATGAGTGGTCCGGAACTGATTTTAAATTTCAAGGTGAAATATCACCGGAAACAATACTTATTGAAAAATGCGAGACTCAACTATTGGGTGGTGATTTGTCATTGGTGGGCGAAATAATGCCCTATAAAGAAATAAATTTAAATGGGACAATTCGTCATCTCGAATTTCCCGATAATGACTATGATTTTCAAGGTAAAATTCAAGAAATACTGCTGGCTGCTCAGGGGTCCTGGGATGATGTGCTTTTTGGGATCACTGCTCGTGGAGAGGGCTTAACCTATCAAGGACAGCCATTGGGGACCACTTTTCAAATTGTAATTGAAGGTGAAAGTGCACTTCCTAAGAAAAATGAAAAAATCGGCTTCGAAAGGTATTTAAATCCTGAAATTCTTAAAAAAGGAAATATTCAAATTCAAGGTATTCATTTTGAACAGGATATCGACGATGTTTATAAGGTGATAGGTCAAGGAGATCTTGAAGCACAGTTGGATGTTTCAAATAAAATTTGGATCTTAGAGAGCCAGAATCTTAATCTTCAGGTTGAAGACTTTTTAAGTTTTTCTGGTTCGGTTCTGGGAAGTTTTAAAAATGATCAAATTGACATTCAACAACTACATTTGAAAGAGAATGCACGAAATATTGATCTTCTTGGTTCTGGAACTTACAATGTCAAGGACAAAACCATACAAGGACAGTTTACCGGCCAATATGATACCAACCTCCCTCTCCCTGATTATGGACTTGATGTGTATTTGGCCGGAAATGCCGAATTGAACCTATCAGGTACCACGGATAAGCCGGAATATAATGGTTGGATTCAAGTAAACCAAGGAAAGGTTGTGCAACAGGAAAAAGAATTAATTCAATTAGAAGATGTGTTTTCTACGATAAATGGTAAAGAATTAACTATATCCAGAGGTCATGGCCAATGGTTCGGTTTTGATTTTCATACCGAAGGAACGATAGCAGAGGCGGGAGTCAACTTAAATTTTGACATTAGCGGAGAAAATGGCTTATTAGGTCAGTTTGATTATTTCCAAGGTGCTTGGCAAGGGAAAATTACGCTTCAAGGTGAATTTTCTGACCTCCGAGCCGAAGGGGAGATACAAGTGAATGATGGTTTTATTGATACAACGCATTTAGATAAAAACCAGAGTTCATCAACAATTTTCCAAAATTTAGACGATTCGTTCCTAAATATTCCAATTAAATTGAAACTTGTTTTAAAAACTGATGATAATTTTCGAGTAAAGACTCGTTTTATAGATTTAAAACTTAAAGGTGGATTAACTCTTGAAAATTTACAAGATTCTATGGAAATTAAAGGTCGTTTAGATGTGACCGAAGGAAGTTATGACTTGGTTGTGAGAACGATTCCGATTCAAGGATATGTCCTATTTGGAGATTATTTTGGCTTTATTCCTCAACTTCATTTGGAAGGACGTTTCGAGGTAAATCGATATGATATTATTCTGAAAGCTGATGGACCTTTAGATGATTATGAAGTGAAATTCCAATCTGAACCACCTCTTATTCAGGAAGAAATACTTTCTCTCTTGTTCGTTGGCGATAAAGATGCCTACCAATCTTTAGATACTTTGGACTTAGAGCCTCACCTGCTAAGCGCTTTGCGTTTTTTGTTAGGAGTGAAAGGGACAGGTTTAAAAAATGTTCTTTTTTTTGACAGTGTTGAGTTGGTTGCGCCGAATCAAGAGAATGAAGGGTTCTTTGGTATTGAATTAACAAAAGAGCTTGGAGAAATTGCTTCAATAAGTTATACTCATGACTTAAGTGGGGGAGATAATTCTACTTGGAATTTTGAACTCGATCTCAGCCGGGAATGGTCTTTCAAATCCGAATTTGGTACCGATGGCGATTATGGTTGGGAATTGGAATTCACTACTCGATTTTAA
- a CDS encoding SpoIVB peptidase S55 domain-containing protein, translating into MKAQQLGWIFLIFCFTLLIIGFPNCSYAENVPFFPIQSIRRNMEGIGKSVFYGTRIENFSVEVLDVVIGKDINQSYIVVKVTDEKIKKMGGISAGMSGSPIFFSGKLAGALAYSWETKDNLIGVVTPIEAMLKLWENIPESSTVLQVAPSSVIFTIGLSERAGKRLEEKTSFFSRKIVSLPATLYSQRSNIQSVEIQPGSAIGVQLIHGDVDVVSLGTVTWRDDNKILAFGHPFLHQGKVNYFLSSMYVNFSLEGKDFPFKVGTPIQPIGIVDEDRSAGIAGRLGVIPKAIKADIEIGNETGILSQNNFEIIQDENVVVEFFPEIILNSIDQALDSQRPGSVKVNLSIDGNEFYFQDEFFWVSKIDISSYTSNNLGKILEDIFKNPFQPIKAEKISIKIIFIPDIREATFRNLFLPVDVKRGNDLKGRIDLNLYRQDIRSLDFGLFVPRDFVPGEAEVVVRGMSWSDENIQSSSPQADLDNYINEKVKQLKSNGLIIEMRSKSETYSSDTQKNFFSEVVSLPFVLEGSFTGSVVVLE; encoded by the coding sequence TTGAAAGCGCAACAGTTAGGATGGATATTCCTCATATTTTGTTTTACCCTTTTAATAATAGGTTTTCCAAATTGTAGTTATGCTGAGAATGTTCCCTTTTTCCCGATTCAATCAATTCGGCGTAATATGGAAGGGATAGGGAAGAGTGTTTTTTATGGAACCAGGATTGAGAATTTTTCTGTTGAAGTATTGGATGTTGTCATAGGGAAGGACATCAATCAAAGTTATATTGTGGTTAAAGTGACTGATGAAAAAATAAAAAAAATGGGCGGGATTTCGGCTGGAATGAGCGGAAGTCCTATTTTTTTTAGCGGAAAATTAGCCGGAGCCTTAGCTTATAGTTGGGAAACCAAAGATAACTTGATCGGAGTGGTAACTCCAATTGAAGCCATGCTTAAGCTCTGGGAGAATATACCGGAGTCTTCAACGGTTTTACAGGTTGCCCCCAGTTCGGTCATTTTTACAATTGGACTGAGTGAAAGAGCTGGGAAAAGACTTGAAGAAAAAACCAGTTTTTTTTCTCGGAAAATTGTTTCTTTGCCTGCTACCTTATATAGCCAACGTTCGAACATACAATCAGTTGAAATTCAACCAGGAAGCGCTATTGGTGTTCAATTAATACATGGTGATGTTGACGTGGTCAGTTTGGGCACGGTAACCTGGCGAGATGATAACAAAATTTTAGCCTTTGGACATCCCTTCCTCCATCAAGGAAAGGTGAATTATTTTTTGTCTTCGATGTATGTCAATTTTAGCTTAGAAGGCAAAGATTTTCCTTTTAAAGTGGGCACACCCATTCAACCAATAGGGATTGTTGATGAGGACCGAAGTGCGGGGATAGCTGGTCGATTAGGAGTGATTCCCAAAGCGATAAAAGCCGATATTGAAATCGGCAACGAAACAGGTATTTTGTCTCAAAATAACTTTGAGATCATTCAGGACGAAAATGTTGTGGTAGAGTTTTTTCCAGAGATTATTTTAAATTCTATCGACCAAGCGCTGGACAGCCAAAGACCGGGAAGCGTTAAAGTGAATTTATCGATTGATGGAAATGAATTTTACTTTCAAGATGAATTTTTCTGGGTAAGTAAAATAGATATTTCCAGTTATACCTCGAATAATCTGGGAAAAATTCTTGAAGATATTTTTAAAAATCCTTTTCAACCGATAAAAGCTGAAAAAATAAGTATTAAAATAATATTTATTCCAGACATTAGAGAAGCAACCTTTAGAAATCTCTTTTTACCAGTTGATGTAAAAAGAGGAAATGATTTAAAAGGAAGAATTGATTTAAACCTCTATCGTCAGGATATCAGAAGTCTTGATTTTGGGTTGTTTGTTCCAAGGGATTTTGTTCCAGGTGAAGCCGAGGTGGTGGTTCGAGGCATGAGTTGGAGTGATGAAAACATTCAATCGTCCTCTCCGCAAGCTGATCTTGATAATTATATTAATGAAAAAGTAAAACAATTGAAATCGAATGGTCTCATCATTGAAATGAGAAGCAAAAGTGAAACCTATTCCAGCGATACTCAGAAAAACTTTTTTTCTGAAGTCGTTTCGCTTCCTTTTGTTTTAGAAGGTTCTTTTACGGGCAGCGTTGTGGTTTTGGAGTAA
- a CDS encoding rod shape-determining protein: MWNKRLGVDLGTATTLIYVNGKGIVMNEPSVVALAKGTNKILAIGKEAREMIGKTPEYIVAHRPLKGGVIDNYEITRKMLTHFIQSTCGRSIFKPDIVICVPSGGTEVEKRAVLDAAYHAGARKAFLIEEPMAAALGAGLDIAEASGNMVIDVGGGTTDIAVLSLGGVVISQSVRVGGDKLDEAIIRHLRKKFNLMIGERTAEILKIEIGWAVPPREEKAADVKGRDLVSGLPKMITITASEVYKCLSEPLSSIVDAARIILEHTPPELAADIGEKGICLTGGGALLHGMDEMIGKALLTPTYVAEEPISCVALGAGKVLDNLKSLREGFLYTKRRNS; the protein is encoded by the coding sequence ATGTGGAATAAGCGATTGGGAGTTGATTTAGGGACGGCAACCACTCTTATTTATGTTAATGGAAAAGGAATCGTGATGAATGAGCCCTCGGTAGTGGCGCTGGCTAAAGGGACAAATAAGATCTTAGCTATCGGTAAAGAAGCCAGGGAAATGATTGGGAAAACCCCTGAATACATTGTAGCCCATCGGCCTCTCAAAGGTGGTGTTATCGATAATTATGAGATAACCCGTAAGATGTTGACCCATTTTATACAATCGACATGCGGGAGGAGTATTTTTAAACCTGATATTGTAATATGTGTCCCTTCGGGTGGAACAGAAGTGGAGAAAAGAGCGGTTTTAGATGCTGCTTATCATGCTGGTGCAAGAAAAGCCTTTCTCATTGAAGAACCAATGGCAGCTGCTTTAGGTGCTGGCTTAGATATCGCAGAAGCCTCGGGAAATATGGTTATCGATGTTGGTGGAGGAACCACTGATATTGCGGTTCTTTCATTAGGTGGTGTCGTTATCAGTCAATCAGTCCGGGTAGGAGGAGACAAATTAGATGAAGCAATTATTCGACACCTTCGGAAAAAATTTAACCTTATGATTGGCGAACGTACTGCCGAGATTCTTAAGATTGAAATTGGATGGGCAGTGCCACCGCGAGAAGAAAAGGCAGCTGATGTAAAAGGACGAGATTTGGTGTCAGGTCTTCCTAAAATGATCACCATTACTGCTTCCGAGGTTTATAAATGTCTTTCAGAGCCACTCTCATCAATTGTAGATGCCGCCCGTATTATTTTAGAGCACACTCCTCCTGAATTAGCAGCTGATATTGGAGAAAAAGGAATATGTTTAACTGGTGGAGGAGCTCTGCTTCATGGAATGGATGAGATGATTGGGAAAGCACTTTTAACTCCAACCTATGTAGCTGAAGAACCGATTTCCTGTGTGGCTTTAGGAGCAGGAAAAGTGCTTGATAATTTAAAATCACTTCGCGAGGGGTTCTTATATACAAAAAGGAGGAATAGTTAG